In a single window of the Ancylobacter polymorphus genome:
- the pqqE gene encoding pyrroloquinoline quinone biosynthesis protein PqqE, which yields MSLIDEPRHQLEVPARPAPPIPYGMLAELTHRCPLQCPYCSNPVELDRRNVELDTETWLRVFSEAAKLGVLQVHLSGGEPTARRDLEQMIRHCVEVGLYTNLITAGVGVTAERLQSISDAGIDHVQLSFQGATADMTDKVSNFRGAHERKLAVAHEVRRLGLPLTINSVVHRANIHQIPDFIELALSLGAKRIEIAHSQYYGWALRNRGALMPTRDQVFWALDVVEEARTRLKGILTIDAVVPDYYAKYPKPCMNGWGRQSLNVTPSGKVLPCHAAETIPNLDFWNVRDHSLSDVWVNSPAFNAFRGTDWMPPLCKSCDRKEIDWGGCRCQAMAIAGDAAATDPACHLSPLHADLLALAEADADGSEIYDYRRYFQPDRAG from the coding sequence ATGAGCCTCATTGATGAGCCTCGTCACCAGCTGGAGGTGCCGGCACGCCCGGCGCCTCCCATCCCCTATGGCATGCTGGCGGAGCTGACGCATCGCTGCCCGCTGCAATGCCCCTATTGCTCCAACCCGGTCGAGCTCGACCGGCGCAATGTCGAACTCGACACCGAGACCTGGCTGCGGGTGTTCTCCGAGGCGGCCAAGCTCGGCGTGCTGCAGGTCCATCTCTCCGGCGGCGAGCCCACGGCGCGGCGCGATCTCGAACAGATGATCCGCCACTGTGTCGAGGTGGGGCTCTACACCAATCTGATCACCGCCGGCGTGGGCGTGACGGCGGAGCGGCTGCAGTCCATTTCCGATGCCGGCATCGACCATGTTCAGCTGTCCTTCCAGGGCGCGACGGCTGACATGACCGACAAGGTCTCGAATTTCCGCGGTGCGCATGAGAGGAAGCTTGCGGTTGCCCATGAGGTCCGGCGGCTCGGCCTGCCGCTCACCATCAATTCCGTGGTGCACCGGGCCAACATCCACCAGATCCCGGACTTCATCGAGCTCGCCTTGTCCCTCGGTGCCAAACGCATCGAGATCGCCCATTCGCAATATTATGGCTGGGCGCTGCGCAATCGCGGCGCGTTGATGCCGACCCGCGACCAGGTGTTCTGGGCGCTCGACGTGGTGGAGGAGGCGCGCACGCGGCTCAAGGGCATCCTTACCATCGACGCCGTCGTGCCGGACTATTACGCCAAGTACCCCAAGCCCTGCATGAATGGCTGGGGCCGTCAGTCGCTCAATGTCACGCCCTCCGGCAAGGTGCTGCCCTGCCATGCGGCGGAGACGATTCCGAACCTCGATTTCTGGAATGTGCGAGACCATTCGCTCAGCGATGTCTGGGTGAATTCACCGGCCTTCAACGCCTTTCGCGGCACGGACTGGATGCCGCCGCTGTGCAAGAGCTGCGACCGCAAGGAAATCGACTGGGGTGGCTGCCGCTGCCAGGCCATGGCCATTGCCGGCGATGCCGCCGCCACCGATCCCGCCTGCCATTTGTCGCCGCTGCACGCCGACCTGCTGGCGCTGGCCGAAGCCGATGCCGACGGCTCCGAGATCTATGACTACCGACGCTATTTCCAGCCCGACCGCGCCGGCTGA
- the pqqD gene encoding pyrroloquinoline quinone biosynthesis peptide chaperone PqqD: MTATLAANSVPRLARGVRLRHDEARGQWVLLAPERVLNPDPVAVEILKKVDGARSIGLIVDELATAFTVERQTIATDVDAFLAGLAEKGLIEVTSPLVGDAAS; encoded by the coding sequence ATGACAGCGACTCTTGCGGCGAACAGCGTTCCCAGGCTGGCGCGCGGTGTGCGACTCCGGCATGACGAGGCGCGGGGCCAGTGGGTGCTGCTGGCGCCCGAACGGGTGCTCAATCCCGATCCTGTCGCGGTCGAGATCCTGAAAAAGGTGGACGGTGCGCGCTCCATCGGCCTCATCGTCGATGAACTCGCGACCGCCTTCACGGTGGAGCGTCAGACGATCGCCACAGATGTCGATGCCTTCCTCGCCGGGCTCGCCGAGAAGGGGCTGATCGAGGTCACCTCGCCCTTGGTCGGGGATGCCGCATCATGA
- the pqqC gene encoding pyrroloquinoline-quinone synthase PqqC, protein MTTLLSPEELEARLRDVGTRRYHSLHPFHKLLHNGQLTFGQVQAWALNRYYYQAMIPVKDSAILARMEEPELRRVWRQRIVDHDGDHEGEGGIARWLVLTDSLGLDRHTVTSLRGLLPATKFAVDAYVHFVREKTLLEAIASSLTEMFSPGIIGERVAGMLKNYDFVSKETLAYFDKRLTQAPRDADFALDYVKQHARTPEQQEQAIRALEFKCDVLWVQLDALYFAYIDPRMAYPGAFVPKEG, encoded by the coding sequence ATGACCACGCTTCTTTCGCCGGAAGAACTTGAGGCGCGCCTGCGCGATGTGGGTACGCGCCGCTATCACAGCCTGCATCCCTTTCACAAGTTGCTGCATAATGGTCAGCTAACCTTTGGTCAGGTTCAGGCCTGGGCGCTCAATCGCTATTACTACCAGGCGATGATCCCGGTGAAGGATTCCGCCATTCTCGCCCGCATGGAGGAGCCGGAACTGCGCCGCGTCTGGCGCCAGCGCATCGTCGATCACGATGGCGACCATGAGGGGGAGGGCGGCATCGCCCGCTGGCTGGTGCTGACTGACAGCCTCGGGCTCGACCGCCATACCGTCACCTCGCTGCGCGGTCTGCTGCCGGCGACCAAGTTCGCAGTCGACGCCTATGTGCATTTCGTCCGCGAGAAGACGCTGCTTGAGGCCATCGCCTCCTCGCTCACGGAGATGTTCTCGCCCGGCATCATCGGCGAGCGTGTCGCCGGCATGCTGAAGAACTATGATTTCGTCTCCAAGGAGACTCTTGCCTATTTCGACAAGCGCCTGACCCAGGCGCCGCGCGATGCGGACTTCGCGCTCGACTATGTAAAGCAGCACGCCCGCACGCCGGAGCAGCAGGAACAGGCGATCCGGGCGCTGGAATTCAAGTGCGACGTGCTGTGGGTGCAACTCGACGCGCTCTATTTCGCCTATATCGACCCGAGAATGGCCTATCCGGGAGCCTTCGTCCCGAAGGAGGGGTGA
- the pqqB gene encoding pyrroloquinoline quinone biosynthesis protein PqqB has translation MTTPPSHFKLVILGSAAGGGFPQWNCRCAVCSLAWANDPRVKRRTQASIAVTSNGRDWALVNCAPEILAQLQATPALHPREGLRHSPLKSVLLTNADIDHVAGLLSLREAQPFALMATPGVHGVLAGSSAFDVLAPDVVARRPVQLGASFELVSGVHATIFPVPGKIALYLEAREQAEQGSLTTDREGEQTIGVELAAGGRRVLYIPGCAAMTDTLRARLDGADAVLFDGTLWQDDEMVLAGVGTKTGARMGHMSMSGPRGSIEALREVNVGRKIYVHINNTNPVLVDGSDERITANKAGWEIAHDGMEIAL, from the coding sequence ATGACCACGCCCCCGTCCCACTTCAAGCTTGTGATCCTCGGATCAGCCGCGGGCGGTGGGTTCCCTCAGTGGAACTGCCGCTGCGCGGTCTGTTCGCTTGCATGGGCGAACGATCCCCGCGTCAAGCGGCGAACGCAGGCGTCGATCGCTGTGACATCTAATGGTCGCGACTGGGCGCTGGTGAACTGCGCGCCCGAAATTCTCGCGCAATTGCAGGCAACCCCTGCCTTGCATCCCCGAGAGGGGCTGCGGCATTCGCCGCTCAAATCCGTACTGTTGACCAATGCCGATATCGACCATGTCGCCGGCCTGCTCAGCCTGCGCGAGGCGCAGCCTTTCGCGCTGATGGCGACGCCGGGTGTGCACGGAGTGCTCGCGGGCAGCAGCGCCTTCGATGTGCTGGCCCCCGATGTCGTGGCGCGCCGCCCGGTGCAGCTGGGCGCGTCGTTTGAACTGGTCTCAGGCGTGCACGCGACGATTTTTCCGGTGCCGGGCAAGATCGCCCTCTATCTTGAAGCGCGCGAGCAGGCCGAGCAGGGGTCGCTCACCACCGATCGCGAGGGTGAGCAAACCATCGGTGTCGAACTCGCTGCCGGCGGCCGGCGCGTTCTGTATATTCCCGGCTGTGCGGCCATGACGGACACCTTGCGCGCACGGCTGGACGGCGCGGACGCTGTGCTGTTCGACGGCACGCTCTGGCAGGATGACGAGATGGTGCTCGCCGGTGTCGGCACCAAGACCGGGGCGCGGATGGGGCATATGTCGATGTCCGGTCCGCGCGGTTCGATCGAGGCTTTGCGCGAGGTCAACGTCGGGCGGAAAATCTATGTTCACATCAACAACACCAATCCGGTGCTGGTTGATGGCTCAGATGAGCGGATCACGGCGAATAAAGCCGGATGGGAAATCGCTCACGATGGGATGGAGATTGCCCTATGA